In the Vicinamibacteria bacterium genome, one interval contains:
- a CDS encoding ASCH domain-containing protein gives MIFTKRLREGVRSGRITSSVRIWKRPHVTAGRRYRMDEGEIEVDSILPMSYADITPGLARESGFKGVVDLLKIAKHGSGESVYLVRFHYLPPSRAVPGPRRGARKRAAQPVGAVGRGRPRSRR, from the coding sequence TTGATATTCACGAAACGCCTGCGCGAAGGCGTTCGTAGCGGCCGAATCACGTCCAGCGTCCGGATCTGGAAGCGCCCCCACGTCACGGCCGGCCGCCGCTACCGCATGGACGAGGGTGAGATCGAGGTGGATTCGATCCTGCCCATGAGCTACGCGGACATCACCCCCGGGCTGGCGCGGGAGTCCGGTTTCAAAGGCGTGGTCGACCTCCTCAAGATCGCGAAGCACGGTAGCGGCGAGAGCGTATACCTGGTCCGGTTCCACTACCTGCCTCCGAGCCGCGCGGTCCCCGGTCCGCGAAGGGGGGCCCGAAAACGGGCGGCCCAACCCGTGGGTGCGGTCGGCCGTGGCCGCCCTCGCTCACGCCGCTAA
- a CDS encoding Rne/Rng family ribonuclease, whose protein sequence is MTRDLIVSSTPQETKVALLEDGVVSELFIEREAHRGIVGNIYKGRVTRVLPGMQSAFVDLGLERDAFLHADDVLEELPENLLTPEEQAPAETGNRHAPIEDRLREGQEILVQVMKEPLGTKGARITSHVSLPGRYLVLMPTVEHVGVSRKIVDEEERRRLKGLLKQIRQERGGGGLIARTAGQGRSPEDFERDGLYLARTWDEARALATREAAPALLHRELSLVQRLLRDLLSGDIASIRLDSEREFQRTLDLVNLLQPELGPRVRLYDTPQNILEEHGVAPELERALRSKVWLPSGGYIVINQTEALVAIDVNTGRYVGKKTLEDTLLRANLDAVREIVRQIRLRDLGGIIVVDFIDMEERKSRQRVMAALEQELRKDRSPSKVLSVNEFGLVILTRKRVKQSLERLLCQTCPYCTGSGMIKSVATVCSEIYDEVKKLAPDMRGQPLLLRVNPEVARALAGDEAAVLRDLQGLVGGELSVQGDPLLHQEQFDVVPR, encoded by the coding sequence ATGACCAGGGACCTGATCGTCAGCAGCACGCCGCAGGAGACGAAGGTCGCCCTCCTTGAGGACGGCGTCGTCTCCGAGCTTTTCATCGAGCGGGAGGCGCACCGAGGGATCGTCGGCAACATCTACAAGGGCCGCGTCACCCGGGTCCTGCCTGGCATGCAGTCGGCCTTCGTGGACCTGGGCCTCGAGCGCGACGCCTTCCTTCACGCGGACGATGTCCTCGAGGAGCTGCCCGAGAACCTGCTCACCCCCGAGGAGCAGGCCCCGGCCGAGACCGGCAACCGCCACGCCCCCATAGAGGATCGGCTGCGCGAGGGTCAGGAGATTCTGGTCCAGGTGATGAAGGAACCGCTGGGCACCAAGGGCGCCCGCATCACCTCCCACGTCTCCCTTCCCGGCCGCTACCTCGTGCTCATGCCCACCGTGGAGCACGTGGGGGTGTCGCGAAAGATCGTGGACGAGGAGGAGCGCCGCCGTCTGAAGGGCCTCCTCAAGCAGATCCGGCAGGAGCGGGGGGGCGGAGGCCTCATCGCCCGCACCGCGGGCCAGGGGCGAAGTCCGGAGGACTTCGAGCGGGACGGCCTGTACCTGGCCCGGACCTGGGACGAGGCGCGGGCCCTGGCCACCCGCGAGGCCGCCCCCGCCCTTCTCCACCGCGAGCTCTCGCTCGTGCAGCGGCTCCTGCGCGACCTGCTCTCCGGCGACATCGCCTCCATCCGCCTGGACAGCGAGCGGGAGTTCCAGCGCACGCTCGACCTTGTGAACCTGCTCCAGCCCGAGCTGGGCCCCCGGGTGCGGCTCTACGACACCCCCCAGAACATCCTGGAGGAGCACGGGGTCGCCCCCGAGCTGGAGCGGGCCCTCCGCTCCAAGGTCTGGCTCCCTTCCGGCGGCTACATCGTGATCAACCAGACCGAGGCCCTGGTCGCCATCGACGTGAACACCGGCCGCTACGTGGGGAAGAAGACGCTGGAGGACACCCTCCTCCGGGCCAACCTGGACGCGGTGCGCGAGATCGTGCGTCAGATCCGCCTGCGCGATCTGGGGGGAATCATCGTGGTGGACTTCATCGACATGGAGGAGCGCAAGAGCCGGCAGAGGGTCATGGCCGCCCTCGAGCAGGAGCTCCGCAAGGACCGCTCGCCCTCCAAGGTGCTCTCCGTTAACGAGTTCGGCCTGGTGATCCTGACCCGGAAGCGCGTGAAGCAGTCGCTGGAGCGCCTGCTCTGCCAGACCTGTCCCTACTGCACGGGGAGCGGGATGATCAAGAGCGTGGCCACCGTCTGCTCCGAGATCTACGATGAGGTCAAGAAGCTGGCCCCCGACATGCGCGGCCAGCCCTTGCTGCTGCGCGTGAACCCGGAGGTGGCGCGGGCCCTGGCCGGGGACGAAGCCGCGGTCCTGCGCGACCTCCAGGGTCTGGTGGGGGGGGAGCTCTCCGTCCAGGGGGACCCCCTCCTCCACCAGGAGCAGTTCGACGTGGTGCCCCGGTGA